A part of Paenarthrobacter sp. A20 genomic DNA contains:
- a CDS encoding SpaH/EbpB family LPXTG-anchored major pilin: MSNHSSRRVWKTAAATIAGAVLAMSFSVAPASAAPLVDGDQTGSITVHKFERPATPTGLPNNGTAVDTTGLTPLAGIEFTVQQVNDLDLSTNAGWDAAHNLSSVFSPADPSGSITGAGFTLGAGQAQTTDAAGTATFGSLPVGLYLVTETNYPSGVTPAAPFLVSVPLTDPDNKDNWIYDVHVYPKNSITGAEKTVTDAPDVKLGDQIDFTITGDIPNEEVIDGYKIVDALDDKLTYVGASATLTNGTAIAEGTDYTVEFDAANNTASIVFTPAGLLLLAANNDARVQVVVNTTVNTIGEIENEALVYPNLGSFTAVPGEPGGPIVTPPVVTKWGEMTLEKVNENGEALAGASFSVYATQADAQAGTNPIVLNGQSTFTVAADGTLTISGLRYSDWANGAAVAPGSADYRTYYLVETTAPAGYELLAEPISFLINSASTAVGIDLEVKNIPSNSGFELPLTGGAGTGVLYAAGALLVAGAGLLLVRSRRSTTNS; the protein is encoded by the coding sequence GTGAGTAATCACAGCTCCCGGCGTGTTTGGAAGACCGCCGCCGCCACCATTGCCGGGGCGGTGCTGGCAATGTCCTTCTCCGTAGCTCCGGCGTCGGCCGCACCATTGGTTGATGGCGACCAAACCGGCTCCATCACCGTTCACAAGTTCGAGCGCCCGGCTACTCCGACCGGCCTGCCCAACAACGGCACCGCCGTCGACACCACGGGCCTTACGCCCCTGGCGGGCATCGAGTTCACCGTCCAGCAGGTCAACGATCTCGACTTGTCCACCAACGCAGGGTGGGACGCCGCGCACAACCTGAGCAGCGTCTTCTCCCCCGCCGATCCCAGTGGCTCCATCACGGGCGCCGGGTTCACCCTCGGTGCCGGACAGGCACAGACCACCGACGCCGCGGGCACCGCAACGTTCGGCAGCCTTCCCGTCGGCCTGTACCTGGTAACGGAAACCAACTACCCCTCCGGCGTGACTCCGGCGGCTCCGTTCCTGGTATCCGTACCGTTGACGGACCCGGACAACAAGGACAACTGGATCTACGACGTCCACGTCTACCCCAAGAACTCCATCACGGGTGCAGAAAAGACCGTCACGGATGCTCCTGACGTCAAGCTCGGCGACCAGATCGACTTCACCATCACCGGCGACATCCCGAACGAAGAAGTCATTGATGGCTACAAGATCGTGGACGCCCTGGATGACAAGCTGACCTACGTTGGCGCCTCGGCTACCCTGACCAACGGCACCGCAATCGCCGAAGGTACGGACTACACCGTGGAATTCGATGCCGCCAACAACACGGCTTCCATCGTCTTCACCCCCGCTGGCCTCCTGCTGCTGGCCGCTAACAACGACGCCCGCGTTCAGGTTGTTGTGAACACCACCGTCAACACGATCGGTGAGATCGAGAACGAAGCACTGGTATACCCGAACCTGGGTAGCTTCACCGCCGTTCCGGGCGAGCCCGGCGGCCCCATCGTTACTCCCCCGGTTGTTACCAAGTGGGGCGAAATGACCCTTGAAAAGGTCAACGAGAACGGCGAAGCCCTTGCAGGCGCTTCCTTCTCCGTCTACGCCACCCAGGCCGACGCACAGGCCGGAACCAACCCGATCGTCCTCAACGGCCAGAGCACCTTCACGGTTGCTGCAGACGGAACCCTGACCATCTCCGGTCTGCGTTACTCGGATTGGGCCAACGGCGCTGCAGTTGCACCCGGTTCCGCCGACTACCGCACGTACTACCTGGTTGAAACCACCGCACCGGCGGGCTACGAGCTGCTTGCCGAGCCGATCTCCTTCCTGATCAACTCAGCATCCACTGCGGTTGGAATCGACCTTGAGGTCAAGAACATCCCGTCCAACAGCGGCTTCGAACTGCCGCTGACCGGTGGCGCGGGAACCGGCGTTCTCTACGCAGCCGGCGCACTGCTGGTTGCCGGTGCCGGACTCCTGCTGGTCCGTTCACGCCGGAGCACCACCAACAGCTAG
- a CDS encoding SpaA isopeptide-forming pilin-related protein, with product MRKQLGHMRAHVRGRLGERAGHSVFALMASVLLVLVGMTAYGVVGSPATVSAAPGSPGVTQPGIQIYSEDFSNQSAATAPVPLGIYTGGAAAQTERYTAGAAWSPGSGACNGWILRQGTPVPANGGGISNNDQCLRNGAFTHLGNMAFAMGKYQGMTDAQARQNQILSEYTNDPSSNQAAGLQLQTTKNSIPTIAGHYYAVSGIFGEANCFSNHASQEFAILVNGVANVVGTSLDPCADASRQVIVVDNTNFSVAKLQSAAIQVPLTGTTPTLGIRVRNLTATGTGNDVGFDLPQLVDVTPQLDKAFSPASIFQGQNTTLTYTVTNTSDLMAKNGWHFVDNLPAGLTASGPLGGTCVRTAGTVSAGTVDVTGNLAQGSASCTITVTVTSNTPGVYNNSGCVANTGAAIPDCVNNFPTITGLYSPGTAPLTVRPLVDLSITKDDNLDSYTPGQSITYTVVVHNDGPSDAVNATFTDPLPASIQGATWTCAVTAPGTATLSPTGPTACNAPSGSGSVSGTVRINTGGTLTYTITGTVAPNTSGTISNTATIVPAAETAVPNMPGGGPIPIPGSTTMVPTVDPACPPAPGIGCSATVTTPDVPGWTITKTATVDGVASNGQTVKPGDTITYTVTASSNRGQIDGIVLTDDLSDVLDQAAFVPGSAVLTIGTATPIPVAGPVAPSTTLTTPAFSLSTGQTATLSYEVTVNEGAWSAQLVNVVTGEGSVAPLRCAANTTPLAPECATTHLTPAKILIEKVGESSDSTWVPMAGSTWAIHNDASGAPGAVISSYTVSPITSQTGQFQLEGIDPGVYWLEETTAPEGFNLLAEAVQFTIAPNGAVTLGQGSGAGVVTASDDDANGIFLVTVRDVPALKLPESGGVGWWPFTAGGAALLLTALILARSTMRSTRSHLPA from the coding sequence ATGCGGAAGCAGTTGGGGCACATGCGTGCTCATGTTCGAGGCAGGTTGGGTGAGAGGGCAGGGCATTCGGTGTTCGCCCTCATGGCCTCCGTGCTTCTGGTCCTGGTCGGAATGACGGCCTACGGAGTAGTCGGATCGCCAGCTACCGTATCCGCAGCCCCGGGTTCACCCGGCGTCACGCAACCGGGCATCCAAATCTACAGCGAAGACTTCTCGAACCAGAGCGCTGCCACGGCCCCGGTCCCTCTTGGCATCTACACGGGCGGTGCTGCGGCGCAGACTGAGCGCTACACCGCTGGCGCTGCCTGGTCTCCAGGTTCAGGGGCCTGCAACGGCTGGATCCTCAGGCAAGGGACTCCGGTGCCCGCTAACGGCGGTGGCATCTCCAACAACGATCAATGCCTGCGAAACGGGGCGTTTACCCATCTCGGCAACATGGCCTTCGCCATGGGCAAATACCAGGGCATGACCGACGCGCAGGCCCGGCAAAACCAGATCCTTAGCGAATACACCAACGACCCCAGCTCAAACCAAGCCGCCGGCCTGCAGCTCCAGACCACCAAGAACAGCATCCCGACCATCGCCGGCCATTACTACGCCGTCTCGGGCATCTTCGGTGAGGCGAACTGCTTCTCCAACCATGCGAGCCAGGAATTCGCCATCCTGGTCAACGGAGTAGCCAACGTTGTTGGCACCAGCCTGGACCCTTGCGCGGACGCCAGCCGCCAAGTCATCGTGGTTGACAACACCAACTTCAGCGTGGCCAAGCTCCAGTCCGCAGCCATCCAGGTCCCACTGACCGGAACGACGCCCACGCTCGGCATCCGCGTCCGTAACCTGACTGCGACCGGCACCGGCAACGACGTCGGTTTCGACCTTCCCCAGCTGGTGGACGTCACGCCCCAGTTGGACAAAGCGTTCTCCCCCGCTTCGATCTTCCAGGGCCAGAACACAACGCTCACCTACACGGTCACCAACACTTCTGACCTGATGGCCAAAAACGGGTGGCACTTTGTCGACAATCTCCCCGCCGGCCTGACCGCCAGTGGCCCCCTCGGTGGAACCTGCGTTCGCACAGCGGGTACCGTATCGGCCGGGACCGTTGATGTCACCGGAAACCTCGCTCAAGGCAGCGCTTCCTGCACCATCACAGTGACGGTCACCAGCAACACCCCCGGCGTCTACAACAACTCCGGATGTGTGGCCAATACCGGCGCAGCAATCCCGGATTGCGTCAACAACTTCCCCACCATCACCGGCTTGTACTCTCCCGGCACGGCACCGTTGACCGTTCGCCCGCTTGTGGACCTGTCCATCACCAAGGACGACAACCTGGACTCGTACACCCCGGGCCAATCCATCACCTACACGGTGGTTGTCCACAACGACGGACCAAGCGATGCCGTCAACGCGACGTTCACTGACCCCCTGCCCGCTTCCATCCAGGGCGCTACGTGGACGTGTGCCGTCACGGCACCGGGAACAGCAACGCTGTCCCCTACCGGCCCCACAGCCTGCAACGCGCCCAGCGGCTCAGGCAGCGTCTCCGGCACAGTCCGGATCAACACCGGTGGAACGCTGACTTACACCATCACTGGAACCGTCGCTCCGAATACCTCCGGAACGATCTCCAACACAGCCACCATCGTGCCTGCAGCTGAGACCGCCGTGCCCAACATGCCTGGCGGCGGACCGATCCCGATTCCAGGATCAACCACCATGGTTCCCACCGTGGACCCTGCCTGCCCGCCGGCCCCCGGCATCGGTTGTTCCGCAACTGTCACCACACCCGATGTTCCAGGGTGGACCATCACCAAGACCGCCACAGTGGATGGGGTTGCCTCCAACGGCCAGACCGTCAAGCCGGGCGACACCATCACCTACACCGTGACGGCCTCCAGCAACCGCGGCCAGATCGACGGCATCGTCCTGACTGATGACCTGTCCGACGTCTTGGATCAGGCAGCGTTCGTCCCCGGCTCCGCCGTCCTGACAATCGGTACCGCTACCCCCATCCCGGTGGCCGGGCCTGTGGCACCGTCAACCACGCTGACAACCCCTGCCTTTAGCCTCAGCACCGGCCAGACGGCCACGCTCAGCTACGAGGTCACCGTCAATGAGGGTGCCTGGAGTGCCCAGCTGGTCAACGTCGTCACCGGCGAAGGCAGCGTCGCACCCCTGCGCTGCGCAGCCAACACCACCCCACTGGCGCCAGAGTGCGCAACCACGCACCTGACACCAGCCAAGATCCTCATCGAAAAGGTTGGCGAATCGTCCGACTCCACGTGGGTTCCCATGGCTGGCTCCACCTGGGCCATCCACAACGATGCCAGCGGCGCACCGGGGGCTGTTATCAGCAGCTACACGGTCTCCCCCATCACGTCGCAAACCGGCCAGTTCCAGCTCGAAGGCATCGATCCGGGCGTTTACTGGCTCGAAGAAACCACTGCTCCGGAAGGCTTCAACCTGCTGGCTGAGGCCGTGCAGTTCACCATCGCACCCAATGGCGCTGTGACACTCGGCCAAGGAAGCGGCGCAGGCGTCGTCACCGCCAGCGACGACGATGCCAACGGAATCTTCCTGGTAACGGTTCGCGACGTCCCGGCACTGAAACTTCCGGAATCCGGCGGCGTCGGCTGGTGGCCGTTCACCGCGGGCGGAGCAGCACTGCTTCTGACCGCGCTGATCCTGGCCCGTAGCACCATGCGCAGCACACGAAGCCACCTGCCTGCCTAA
- a CDS encoding DMT family transporter, producing the protein MSAPTTKADAKGFLASGLGIALFSSAVFGTSGSFAKSMLETGWSPGAAVAVRLTGAALILVIPAVVVLRGRWHQLKDNWLTILLFGLIGVAGCQLFYFNAVARLSVGVALLLEYLAPVMIVLWLWIASRRRPRALTSAGALLSLGGLVLVLDLTGAVKVDFIGVLWGMAAAVCLVIYFFITAKENDTLPPLVLASGGLLVGALVMWLVGLLGLLPMTFSTADTTLGPWTTPWWVSAVGLIVLATVLAYVSGIMAARSLGSKVASFVSLTEVLFAVVWAWLLLGELPGPIQLLGGLLIVGGVVLVRIDELRGGRRTARALDHVNDVEPVPTGSVTKASRN; encoded by the coding sequence GTGTCAGCTCCAACGACGAAGGCTGATGCAAAAGGTTTCCTGGCATCAGGACTCGGCATCGCACTCTTTTCTTCTGCTGTCTTTGGCACGTCCGGCTCGTTCGCCAAGTCAATGCTGGAAACCGGCTGGTCACCCGGGGCCGCAGTCGCCGTGCGCCTCACAGGTGCCGCGCTGATCCTGGTGATTCCCGCCGTCGTGGTTCTCCGCGGCCGTTGGCACCAGCTCAAGGACAACTGGCTGACCATCCTGCTGTTCGGCCTTATTGGCGTCGCAGGGTGCCAGCTCTTCTACTTCAATGCCGTTGCGCGTTTGTCCGTGGGCGTCGCGCTGTTGCTGGAGTACCTGGCTCCGGTGATGATCGTGCTGTGGCTGTGGATTGCCAGTCGACGCAGGCCGCGAGCCCTTACCTCTGCGGGCGCCCTGCTTTCATTGGGCGGCCTGGTGCTGGTTCTCGACCTGACCGGCGCCGTGAAAGTGGACTTCATCGGAGTCCTCTGGGGCATGGCCGCCGCCGTCTGCCTGGTGATCTACTTCTTCATCACCGCCAAGGAGAATGACACTCTTCCGCCGCTGGTGCTCGCATCGGGCGGACTCCTGGTGGGCGCGCTGGTGATGTGGCTGGTCGGCCTGCTGGGCTTGCTGCCCATGACGTTCAGCACCGCGGACACGACCCTCGGGCCATGGACCACTCCTTGGTGGGTGTCCGCCGTGGGGCTCATCGTCCTGGCCACCGTCCTGGCTTACGTCTCCGGAATCATGGCCGCCCGCAGCCTGGGTTCCAAGGTGGCGTCGTTCGTCTCCCTGACTGAAGTGCTCTTCGCCGTCGTCTGGGCGTGGCTGCTCTTGGGTGAACTCCCTGGGCCGATCCAGTTGTTGGGTGGCCTTCTGATTGTTGGCGGTGTGGTCCTGGTGCGCATCGACGAATTGCGCGGCGGCCGCCGGACTGCCCGGGCGTTGGATCACGTCAACGACGTCGAACCCGTCCCCACGGGCTCCGTCACCAAGGCGTCACGGAACTAG
- a CDS encoding class C sortase, whose product MTQPQTPLRQAHRKFRDAWSLQRIFIVVAAILGVGVLLYPTAAAWFSDRIHATEISGYVNTVESLSPSAQKALLDEARQFNQELPSGPLRDPYSLNEKGEQTVVGAGSETYKKMLDVGPGGMMGRISIPSIKSDLPIFHGTDEETLSKGAGHLFGSGLPVGGVGTHSVITAHSGFVNAKLFDDLDQVAEGDVFSVTVLGETIYYKVDQIKTVLPEETDDLRKVQDKDYLTLVTCTPTGVNSHRLLVRGERTDPPSGDAAQTLPSQALDPGFPWWAVGFIGTAVIIVVVTRPRKSAPAETPDEPDEEPADDLADTLLS is encoded by the coding sequence ATGACACAGCCCCAAACGCCCTTGCGGCAAGCCCACCGAAAATTCCGCGACGCGTGGAGCCTCCAACGTATCTTCATCGTTGTGGCCGCAATCCTTGGCGTCGGAGTGTTGCTCTACCCCACCGCGGCAGCCTGGTTCTCGGACCGCATCCACGCGACCGAGATCAGCGGCTACGTCAATACTGTTGAGAGCCTCTCCCCCTCCGCGCAGAAGGCGCTACTGGACGAGGCCCGGCAGTTCAACCAGGAACTGCCCTCCGGCCCGCTGCGGGACCCCTATTCGCTGAACGAAAAGGGCGAGCAAACAGTGGTCGGCGCCGGCTCTGAGACCTACAAAAAGATGCTCGACGTCGGCCCGGGCGGCATGATGGGACGCATCAGCATCCCCTCCATCAAGTCGGATCTGCCCATCTTCCACGGCACGGACGAGGAGACGCTGTCCAAAGGAGCAGGGCATCTCTTCGGCTCCGGTCTTCCGGTAGGCGGCGTAGGAACCCATAGCGTCATCACGGCACACTCAGGCTTCGTCAACGCAAAACTCTTCGACGATCTGGACCAAGTGGCTGAAGGTGACGTCTTCTCAGTCACGGTGCTCGGTGAAACCATCTACTACAAGGTGGACCAGATCAAAACTGTTCTTCCTGAAGAAACCGATGATCTCCGCAAAGTCCAGGACAAGGACTACCTCACACTCGTGACATGCACTCCCACCGGCGTCAACTCCCACCGGTTGCTGGTCCGCGGCGAACGCACGGATCCCCCCTCCGGCGATGCCGCACAGACACTCCCCAGCCAAGCACTGGATCCCGGGTTCCCCTGGTGGGCCGTGGGCTTCATTGGCACCGCCGTCATCATTGTGGTGGTCACCCGTCCGCGCAAGTCCGCGCCGGCGGAGACCCCGGATGAACCTGACGAAGAGCCAGCCGACGACCTCGCCGACACTTTGTTGAGCTAG
- a CDS encoding DoxX family protein, translating into MNKSSLTTTALTILRVIAGFLFAAHGWQKFNEFTIAGTQASFTQMGVPGASAVAPIVATLELVGGIALIIGFLTRVFAALLAVNMLGALFLVHAPAGIFVGNGGYELVLLFAGAALALALAGAGKISADAALFGRSGSKLRVLA; encoded by the coding sequence ATGAACAAGTCCAGCTTGACCACCACAGCCCTGACCATCCTGCGCGTTATCGCAGGATTTCTCTTCGCCGCGCACGGTTGGCAGAAGTTCAACGAATTCACCATCGCCGGCACGCAGGCGTCCTTCACGCAGATGGGCGTCCCCGGCGCTTCCGCAGTCGCCCCGATCGTCGCAACGCTTGAGCTCGTAGGCGGCATCGCGCTGATCATCGGATTCCTGACCCGTGTATTCGCAGCCCTCCTGGCCGTCAACATGCTCGGCGCACTGTTCCTGGTGCACGCCCCGGCAGGCATCTTCGTTGGCAATGGCGGGTACGAACTGGTGCTGCTGTTTGCTGGCGCCGCTTTGGCCCTGGCATTGGCTGGCGCCGGCAAGATCTCCGCGGACGCCGCCCTGTTCGGCCGCTCCGGCTCGAAGCTCCGCGTCCTCGCGTAA
- a CDS encoding GNAT family N-acetyltransferase has translation MTYILSTDKNRVDRDWLWTELSTNVYWAKWRTRADVEAQLENAWRIVGAYDARTGAMVGYARAFSDGVALAYLADVYVHESTRGQSLGKAIVREMIDAGPGAGFRWMLHTGDAHGLYRQFGFTEPDARYLERAEVR, from the coding sequence ATGACTTACATCCTCTCCACGGACAAGAACCGCGTGGACCGCGATTGGCTCTGGACCGAGCTCTCCACCAACGTTTACTGGGCAAAATGGCGCACGCGGGCCGACGTCGAAGCGCAGTTGGAGAACGCTTGGCGGATTGTTGGCGCTTACGACGCCCGGACCGGCGCCATGGTGGGTTACGCGCGGGCGTTTTCCGACGGCGTTGCCCTCGCCTACCTGGCCGATGTGTACGTGCACGAATCCACGCGGGGCCAGTCGCTGGGCAAGGCGATAGTGCGCGAAATGATCGACGCCGGGCCAGGAGCCGGGTTCCGGTGGATGCTTCACACCGGTGATGCCCATGGGCTGTATAGGCAGTTCGGCTTCACTGAGCCTGACGCGCGCTACTTGGAGCGAGCCGAAGTCCGCTAG
- a CDS encoding CGNR zinc finger domain-containing protein, with protein sequence MLFAPDTEVALRSVVNLINTAANGEESLATAKDLDAFLDAEEFTGSRVNSPAELSSIKRLRSELAALWSADEDTAAKSVNTLLADAKALPQLVKHDHWDWHLHATTPEAPLADRMGTEAAMAIIDVIRSKEMERMRVCAADDCDAVVLDLSRNRSKLYCDTGNCANRAHVAAYRARKAAEGE encoded by the coding sequence GTGCTTTTTGCGCCTGACACCGAGGTTGCACTCCGCAGCGTCGTCAATTTGATCAACACGGCTGCCAACGGGGAGGAATCACTCGCCACAGCGAAGGACCTCGACGCCTTCCTGGACGCTGAAGAGTTCACGGGCTCGCGGGTCAACTCCCCTGCCGAACTGAGCAGCATCAAGCGTCTTCGCAGCGAACTGGCAGCACTCTGGAGCGCCGACGAGGACACGGCGGCCAAGTCCGTCAACACGTTGCTCGCCGACGCCAAAGCCCTTCCCCAACTCGTGAAGCATGACCATTGGGACTGGCACCTCCACGCCACCACCCCGGAAGCGCCCCTGGCTGACCGGATGGGCACCGAAGCTGCAATGGCCATCATCGACGTCATCCGCAGCAAGGAAATGGAGCGCATGCGCGTGTGCGCGGCAGATGACTGCGACGCCGTCGTGCTGGACCTCAGCCGCAACCGATCCAAGCTCTACTGCGACACCGGAAACTGCGCCAACCGAGCCCACGTCGCCGCATACCGCGCAAGGAAGGCCGCAGAAGGCGAGTAA
- a CDS encoding DUF308 domain-containing protein codes for MTLPAIPAQTPTASAAGLWKPVLIRATVALLFGAITIFWASPSVHVLAWAVGLYMLATAGAVWMSRALPVAVPVVVALGGIGALITQSDAGVALSAMLALLVLGLLELVHGLRKRDSLARDWLVSGIVSVGAAVMLPFFTSLGAHALLGVAGGGAIISGVLWILSGLTLRHDARAGSEGAAQTAAPGASPEAVN; via the coding sequence GTGACTCTTCCAGCGATTCCTGCCCAGACTCCTACTGCTTCAGCCGCCGGACTCTGGAAACCCGTGCTGATCCGCGCGACGGTCGCATTGCTGTTCGGTGCGATCACCATCTTCTGGGCTTCGCCGTCGGTCCATGTTCTGGCCTGGGCTGTTGGCCTGTATATGCTCGCCACTGCCGGGGCGGTGTGGATGTCCCGAGCTTTACCGGTTGCAGTGCCCGTGGTTGTTGCGCTCGGAGGCATCGGCGCTCTTATCACCCAATCTGACGCGGGCGTGGCTCTCTCCGCGATGTTGGCCTTGCTGGTGCTGGGCCTCCTGGAGCTCGTCCATGGCCTCCGAAAGCGGGACTCCCTGGCCCGAGACTGGCTTGTTTCCGGCATCGTCTCCGTGGGCGCGGCCGTCATGCTGCCGTTCTTCACTTCCCTCGGAGCCCACGCGCTGTTGGGTGTTGCCGGTGGTGGCGCCATCATTTCCGGCGTGCTGTGGATCCTGTCCGGGCTGACGCTGCGGCACGATGCCCGCGCAGGTTCCGAGGGAGCCGCCCAGACCGCTGCGCCCGGCGCTTCGCCCGAGGCCGTAAACTAG
- a CDS encoding MATE family efflux transporter, protein MPQTTTTTPRSNAREILRLAVPAFGALIAEPLFLLADSAIVGHLGVDQLAGVGLASTILHTAVGLMVFLAYSTTPAVARAIGDGKLGKALAAGRDGVWLALLLGLVLAVVGFVAAEPLVDFMGATGDVREFAVDYLRWSMPGLAAMLLIFAGTGVLRGLQDTRTPLLVATAGFALNIAINWFLVYGLDLSVAGSAIGTSLAQWAMAAVYLVMVSRNARQHGVSLRPDWHGIRAMTKVGSWLMLRTLSLRLAILATVLVVTAQGAVNLAAHQLAMTIFSFLAFALDALAIAAQALVGKELGAGNAQRVRELTRTMVRWGLGFGVITGVLLAVAAPWAGYLFTSDEGVRSALTIALWVLAVGQPLAGYVFVLDGVLIGAGDARYLAIAGVVNLVVYLPLLVAIHQIRPDGEAGLFWLWAAFALGYMLARGVTLGLRARTDRWMVLGSH, encoded by the coding sequence GTGCCTCAAACCACAACCACCACACCCCGCTCAAACGCCCGCGAGATCCTGCGCCTGGCCGTTCCCGCCTTCGGCGCGCTGATCGCAGAACCGCTGTTCCTCCTGGCGGACTCCGCCATTGTGGGGCATCTGGGCGTTGACCAGCTCGCCGGTGTCGGGCTCGCTTCCACCATTCTGCACACCGCCGTGGGGCTCATGGTCTTCCTGGCATATTCGACGACGCCGGCAGTGGCCCGTGCAATCGGCGACGGTAAGTTGGGGAAGGCTTTGGCGGCAGGGCGCGACGGCGTGTGGCTGGCGCTGCTGCTGGGGCTGGTGCTCGCTGTGGTCGGTTTCGTGGCGGCCGAGCCGTTGGTTGACTTCATGGGCGCAACCGGGGACGTCCGCGAATTTGCCGTCGATTACCTGCGGTGGTCCATGCCCGGCCTGGCCGCAATGCTCCTCATTTTCGCGGGCACCGGCGTTCTCCGCGGGCTCCAGGACACTCGGACGCCTTTGCTCGTGGCAACGGCCGGGTTTGCGTTGAACATCGCGATCAACTGGTTCCTGGTCTACGGGCTGGATCTTTCGGTGGCTGGCTCGGCGATTGGTACCAGCCTCGCGCAGTGGGCCATGGCCGCCGTTTACCTGGTGATGGTCAGCCGGAACGCGAGGCAGCACGGAGTGTCCCTGAGGCCCGACTGGCATGGCATCCGCGCGATGACCAAGGTGGGTTCGTGGCTCATGCTGCGCACGCTGAGCCTGCGCTTGGCCATCCTCGCGACCGTCCTGGTGGTCACTGCCCAGGGCGCCGTGAACCTGGCGGCGCACCAGTTGGCCATGACCATCTTCTCGTTCCTCGCGTTTGCGCTGGATGCCCTGGCGATCGCGGCGCAAGCACTGGTCGGCAAGGAACTCGGCGCCGGAAATGCCCAGCGTGTCCGCGAGCTGACCCGCACCATGGTCCGCTGGGGCCTCGGATTCGGCGTGATCACCGGCGTGCTCCTGGCCGTGGCGGCACCGTGGGCCGGGTACCTGTTCACCTCCGACGAGGGCGTCCGATCAGCCCTTACCATCGCCCTCTGGGTCCTCGCCGTGGGACAACCCCTGGCCGGCTATGTCTTCGTCCTCGACGGAGTCCTCATTGGCGCCGGTGACGCACGGTATCTGGCGATCGCCGGCGTCGTAAACCTGGTGGTCTATTTGCCGCTGTTGGTGGCTATCCACCAGATCAGGCCCGACGGCGAGGCCGGGCTCTTCTGGTTGTGGGCCGCGTTCGCGCTGGGCTACATGCTGGCCCGTGGCGTGACTTTGGGGCTACGCGCACGGACCGATCGGTGGATGGTGCTGGGTTCCCACTAA
- a CDS encoding antibiotic biosynthesis monooxygenase yields MSHEHPVTVSVARTILPGYTRQANAWAHAGQELAREWPGYLGSGWVRNGADSAEWHMLYRFADADSLQEWEDSEERRWWIDSARDMMETTRVERHTGIEGWFSRPGDVSVVVPETVVPPRWKQAISIFLPFFPLSLLANFLLHPLTQDWPLVFSVLLNIVILTPLMTYIFLPITTRLLQPWLQKPARKRRMQAKGAKP; encoded by the coding sequence GTGTCACATGAGCATCCCGTCACCGTTTCCGTCGCCCGCACCATCCTGCCCGGCTATACCCGCCAGGCCAACGCCTGGGCCCATGCCGGCCAGGAGCTCGCCCGCGAATGGCCTGGTTACCTTGGATCGGGATGGGTGCGCAATGGGGCCGATTCAGCTGAATGGCACATGTTGTACCGATTCGCTGACGCCGACTCGCTGCAGGAGTGGGAAGACTCCGAGGAGCGGCGCTGGTGGATCGACAGCGCCAGGGACATGATGGAAACCACCCGCGTGGAGCGCCACACCGGTATTGAGGGATGGTTCTCCCGGCCTGGCGACGTCTCAGTGGTCGTCCCCGAAACCGTGGTGCCGCCCCGCTGGAAGCAGGCCATCAGCATCTTCCTCCCGTTCTTCCCGCTCAGCCTGCTGGCCAACTTCCTGCTGCATCCCCTGACTCAGGACTGGCCATTGGTGTTCTCGGTACTCCTCAACATCGTCATCCTGACGCCGTTGATGACGTACATCTTCCTGCCGATCACCACCAGGCTCCTGCAGCCGTGGCTTCAGAAGCCGGCCAGGAAGCGCCGGATGCAGGCGAAAGGGGCCAAACCATGA
- a CDS encoding WXG100 family type VII secretion target, producing MAIWGADVDQLRQLGNKLKAGAENIEQQRSQLKGALDGTDWKGPDADKFRGEWDSQHASNLKKVADALREAGDRAQKNAEQQQQASN from the coding sequence ATGGCTATTTGGGGTGCAGATGTTGATCAGCTTCGTCAGCTCGGTAACAAGCTGAAGGCAGGTGCCGAGAACATCGAGCAGCAGCGTTCACAGCTCAAGGGCGCACTTGACGGCACCGACTGGAAGGGTCCGGACGCTGACAAGTTCCGCGGCGAGTGGGACAGCCAGCACGCTTCCAACCTGAAGAAGGTTGCCGACGCCCTTCGCGAAGCCGGCGATCGCGCTCAGAAGAACGCTGAGCAGCAGCAGCAGGCTTCCAACTAA